Genomic segment of Candidatus Deferrimicrobiaceae bacterium:
GCAACACGCTCGACCTTTCCGCCGTGCCGGTCTTCCACGAGCGCACGCACCTTCCCGTCATCGTCGACCCGTCGCACGGCACGGGCCACGCCCAGTACGTCCAGCCGATGGCGCTCGCCTCGGTCGCCGCCGGCGCCGACGGGCTGATGATCGAGGTGCACCCGACGCCCGAGAAGGCGTGGTCGGACGGCCCCCAGTCGCTTGATTTCGCGAAGTTCGCCGAGTTGATGAAGGCGCTCGCCCCCTTCATCGCCGCCGCGGGCCGGACGCTTTAGGAGAATACGATGGACTACAAAAATACGCTGAACCTTCCGCAGACCGACTTCCCGATGCGCGGCAACCTGTCGCAGCGCGAGCCCGCCTTTCTCGAGCAGTGGGCGAATGAGGATGTCTACCGCAAGCTGGTCGAGAGCCGCAAGGGACACCGGAAATTCGTCCTTCACGACGGCCCCCCTTATGCCAACGGTCACATCCACATCGGCCATGCGCTCAACAAGATCCTCAAGGACGTCGTCGTCAAGTACAAGTCGATGACCGGGCACTACGCCGAATACATCCCGGGATGGGACTGCCACGGCCTGCCGATCGAGCACCAGGTCGACAAGAACCTGGGGGGAAAGAAAGAGGCGATCGACAAGGGCGAGAAGCGGAAGATGTGCCGCGAGTATGCGGAGAAATTCGTCGCCATCCAGCGCGACGAGTTCAAGCGGCTGGGCGTCCTGGGCGACTGGGATCATCCCTACAAGACGATGACGTTCGACTACGAGGCGGCGACGCTGCGCGAACTGGGCAAGTTCGTCGAAGCCGGCGCGGTCTACAAGGGCTACAAGCCGGTCCACTGGTGCCTGTCGTGCAAGACCGCGCTGGCCGAGGCCGAGGTCGAGTACGCCGACCACACCTCCCCTTCCATCTACGTGAAATTCCCCTTCAACGGGGCGCCGGAAGCGATCCACCCCGCGCTCGCCGGCAAGAAGGTCTCCTTCGTCATCTGGACGACGACCCCCTGGACGATCCCGTCCAACCTGGGCGTCGCGCTCCATCCCGAGTTCACCTACGCGGCGATCGAAACGGGGGGCGAAGTCCTCGTGGTCGCCGAAGAGCTGGCCGAATCGTTCACGAAGGCGGTCGGCATCGAGGGCGCGGTCAAGCTCGCGACGTTCACCGCCCCGCACCTCGACAAGATGACGTGCCGCCACCCCTTCCTGGACCGCGATTCGCTCATCGTCCTCGCCGACTATGTCACGCTCGACGCGGGAACGGGCTGCGTCCACACGGCGCCCGGCCACGGCCAGGACGACTACAAGACCGGCGTCCGCTACGGGCTCGACATCTACGCCCCGCTCGACGACGCGGGCCGCTTCCTGGCCGACGTTCCCTTCTTCGCCGGGATGCGCGTCTGGGACGCCAACCCGAAGGTCATCGAGAAACTCGCCGAGGTCGGCGCGCTCGTCCAGGCGGGTTCCGTCGACCATTCCTACCCGCATTGCTGGCGCTGCAAGAGCCCCGTCGTTTTCCGGGCAACCGCGCAGTGGTTCGTCTCGATGGACAAGACCGGGCTGCGGCAGAAGGCGCTCGACGCCATCGCGAAGGTGCAGTGGGTTCCCGCCAAGGGACAGGCGCGCATCGAGGGGATGATCTCCGGCCGCCCCGACTGGTGCATCTCGCGCCAGCGGTCGTGGGGCGTGCCGATCGCCGTGTTCCGCTGCGAGGCGTGCAACACGCACCTGCTCGACCGGAAGCTCATCGACCGCGTCGCCGACTTCTTCGAAAAGGAAGGGGCCGACGCCTGGTTCAACCGGCCGGTTTCCGAGCTGCTTCCCGCGGGGACGACCTGCCCGTCGTGCAAGGGATCCGCGTTCGTCAAGGAGACCGACATCCTCGACGTCTGGTTCGACTCGGGCGTCTCGTGGGCGGCTGTCTGCGAAGGCAAGGAAAGTCTCGGCGTCCCGGTCGACCTCTATCTGGAAGGATCCGACCAGCACCGGGGGTGGTTCCACTCGTCACTCCTGTGCGGCATCGGAACGCGCGGGTACGCACCCTACAAGGCGGTGCTCACGCACGGCTTCGTCGTCGACGGCAAGGGCGAGAAGATGTCCAAGACCAAGGGCAACGTCGTCGCCCCGCAGGACATCATCAAGACGCACGGCGCCGAGATCCTCCGGCTCTGGGTCAGCGCCCAGGACTTCCGCGAAGGCGACATCCGCATCAGCAAGGAGATCGTCGACCAGCTTTCCGAGGCCTACAAGAAGATCCGCAACACCGTGCGCTACCTGCTCGCCAACATCGGCGACTTCGCGCCGGCGCGCGACGCGGTGCCGCACGACAAGATGGAGGAGATGGACCGGTACGCGCTGGCGCTCTTCCGCAAGCTGGCCGTCGAGGTGCGCCGCTGCTACGACGCCTACGAGTTCCACACGATCTACCAGGCGCTCAACAACTTCTGCATCGTCGACCTGTCGGCTTTCTACCTTGACGCGATCAAGGACCGGATCTACTGCTCGAAGGTCGACGACCCGGCGCGCCGCTCGGCGCAGACCGCGCTTTTCGAAATCGCGAAGGGGTTTCTCCCGCTGATTGCCCCGATCCTGTCGTTCACGGCCGACGAGGCGTGGCGTTACCTGCCCGCTTTCCCAGGCAAGCCGGAAAACGTCTTTCTGGCCGACATCCCCGAGGTCGACCCGCTGCCGGGCGAGGCCGAGGTTGCGGCCGTATGGGAACGGATCCTCGCCTTCAAGGCAGAAGCAGCCCAACCGCTCGAGGCGGCGCGCAAGTCGAAGGAGATCGGGAAGGACCAGCACGCCCGCGTCGTGGTGGCTCCGGGGCCGTTTGCCGACCTGTTCGAAAACCGCCTGTCGTCGCTGAAAGAAACGCTCATCGTCTCGGGACTCGAAGCTGGCGACCCATCCGGCGAGGGCGTCTACGAGAGCGCCCTCTATCCGGGGCTTCGAATCAAGGTCGAGAAGGCGCCCTGGGCACGGTGCGAACGGTGCTGGAACCAGGAACCGGCGGTCGGGACGCTATCCAACCCCGACCTGTGCCCCCGCTGTACCGAGGTCATCGGTGGGTGAGACCGCGGCAAAGTTTTCCCTGACGCCCAAGAAGCTGGCGGCGCCGCTGCTGATCGCCGTCGTCGTCGCGCTTTTCGACCAGTGGAGCAAGGGGGCGGTCGTCCGGGCCTTCGGCCTGTTCGAGGGAAAGGCCGTGATCCCCGGCTTCTTCAACGTCGTCCACGTCCACAACACGGGCGTCGCCTTCAGCATGTTTTCGGGGATGGACCCGCGCTGGTCTGTCCCCGCGCTCGTTTTCGCCACGCTTCTGGCCGTCGCCGGCGTGGTCGGCTACCTGGGCTACCTGCCCGCAAGGGGCGCCACCCAGGCCGCGCTGGGGCTTATTTTGGGGGGCGCCGTCGGCAACCTGGCCGATCGCGCCCGCCTCGGCTATGTCGTCGATTTCCTCGACGTCTATTGGAGGAGGTTTCACTGGCCCGCGTTCAACGTCGCCGACATCGCGATCTCGGCCGGAGTCATCCTGCTGGCGATCGAGCTGCTGCTTGAGCCGAAACATTAACCCGGAGGTTCCGTCGATGAACCGGTCCCGCCTGCTGTTCGTGCTCCTTTTCGTACTCTGCCTGCTCTTCCTGGCCGCCTGCGGCGGCTCGTCCTCGCCGGCGACCGGGACCGTGCAGATCCGGTTGACCGACGCCCCGGCGACCGAGAGCGGCATCGACAATGTCTGGATCACCGTCCGGGGGGTCCTGTTTCACCGGCTCGACACCGCCGAGCCCGAAGATGCCGATTGGATCGGCAAGCGGTTCGCCGACAACGAGACCGTCACCCTGAACCTGGCGCGGCTTTCCGGCGGCGCCATGCAGACGGTGTTCGATAATGTGTCGCTGCCGACCGGCCGTTATCGCCAGATCCTGCTGTTCGTCGAGCCGACGCGGGGGCGCGACAACGTCGCGGCGTCCGCCCGGGCGCTGGGCCTGCATTTCAACAACCAGGTCGATACGGCCACGGGGCAGGCGCCCCTGCGCATCCCCGACGCGCTTCGTGGAATCCGTCTCGCAGGCACGTTCGACGTCAACAAGTCGGCCCCTCTCCGGCTCGCCATCGATTTCGACATCGGCCACGACATCGTCCGGATCGCTCGCGGCACGGCCGATGAATACCTGCTAAAACCGCTGCTTCGCATCTTCGACCTTGCCCGCGCCGGCGCCATTACCGGCCGCATCGACGCGGCCGCTGCTTCCGACAACGCTGCATTCTACGTGTTCAAGGCCGAACAGCCCAACGCCGACAACACCTTCCGCGTCGTGCGCCGCTTCACCTCGCTGACCGACAACACGGGCCGCTTCGTCTTCTACCCGATCGCCCCCGGCAAGTACGACATCGTGCTGCGCGGCCGCAACCGCAAGACCGTCATCGTCAAGGGGGTCAACGTGCTCGCCGGAACCACCCCGTCCGTCGGCGCCGCCGACCTGGGGATGGTCCCGATGCCAACCGGCACCGATTTCCAGGTCAACACGCGCGTCTCCCCGTCCGGGTCGTGGGTCTCTTTCTATCAATACCTTCCGGCCGGGATCGATCCGATCGCCTACGAGGTCCGTTTCCGGCACGTCAACCCGTTCACCGGCGCCTTTTCCGACAACATTTCGCTCTCCGCCACAAATCTCCGGGTCGGAAACTGGTCGACCAGCGGCGCGGCAATCGCCTTTTCGGACGTCTCTCCGGTCGACAACACGACCGCCCCCCTCAACGGCACCTTCTTCGCCGTCGCCGATGCGCTCCTCTACGACCGCAGCACGCCGCTCCAGGTCACGCCGCTCGACAACGGAAACACGCTCTCGCTCGGGACGCTCATCCCCTCGGCGCCCGCCGTGGCCAGCACGGCGCGAGGCCGCATCATGATGTTCGCCCCCGGCATGGGGCTGGACAACGGGCTCATGCTCGCGGTCCGGGGCGGGCTGATCGTCGACCGTCTCGACGTGAGCGGCATGATGGGAAACCCGGGGGGTGCATACCAGTTCGCCAACCTCCCCGGCGGCACCGTTCTTTCGCCCTTCAACCCGGGCGTCTACGGGCTCGAGACGTTCGGCTGGACCTCCGCCACGCCCGCGACGTTTGCGGTCGGCTTCCGCAACCTGACGCTCCTGCCGCCCGTCGCCAACCTCCGCTTCGGCGACCGGGGCAACATCGACCTCTGGATGGTGCTGTTGCGCTAGGGCATGATGTTCCAGATGCCCATCATGCCGATGTCCTCGTGCTCGACGATGTGGCAGTGGAACATCGCCATTCCGTCGAAGTCGGCGACCGGCACCAGCAAGCTGGCGCTCCCGAATTTGGGGATGTTCACGACATCTTTCCACGCGGGCTTGTTCGCGTAGAGCGCGGCGGAAGCCGGGTCACCTCCCGAGACCGAGAGGACTTGGCACGGGTTGACATGCTGATGGAACGGGTGGTCCATCCCGCTCTGGTTGACGATCTCCCATACCTCGCAGGTCCCGAGCGACGAGTCCACGGTCGTCGTCGCATTCATGCCGGCGAACGATACCCCGTTGATGTACCCCTTTCCCTGCCCCATGCTCAGCACCAGCCGGCGCGTCGCGACGGATTCGAGGGGAATCCGGACCGCCTCCGGGTCGACCACCGCGGGGATGCCGGCGTCGTTTGCGCTGCTTTTCCCCTTGCAGGACATCGTGAGCAGCGTCACCTGCTGCCCCATGCCTCCGCACCCCCGGTCGTAGGCCAGGGAAAGCAGCCGGTAGTTTCGCGTCGTCGGGTTGGCCTTGACGAGGAGATCGACGCGTTCGCCCGGTGCGACGACGATCTGCGATAACGGATAAGGCCTGTCGAGCAGCCCCCCGTCCGTCCCGACCAGCTGGAGCATGTGCCCCTCGAGCGCCAGCTTGTAGTACCGCGCGTTGCTCGCGTTCAGGATGCGCCACCGCTGCACTTGCCCGGGGCGGATCGGCAGGACCGGGTTGACCTGGCCGTTCACCGTGACCAGGTTCCCCTCCTTGCCGTGCATATAATCCATCATCGTGTCGTAAGGGGCCGGATTGCCGCCAGCGATCGAGATGTCTTTGAGGACCATGAGGTGGGTTTCAAATCCCTCGAGGACCGATAGATCGTCCTCGACGATGAGCGCACCCGCCAAGCCGCCCCAGTATTGCTCGGCGACTGTCCCATGGACGTGTGGATGATAGAAATCGAGCGTGCCGGGCCGGTGCATCGACAGGTTGTATTCGTAGACGAACTCTCCGCCAGGCTCAACCATCACCATGACGTTGTCGGAATTCCCCATGGGAGAGACGTGCAGCCCGTGCGTGTGCAGGTTGGTGATGTCGCGGACATGACCGAGGATGTTCGTCCCCGGAATTGAAAGGGAATTTCGGAAATGGATCCGCAGGGTGTCGGTATTCCTGACGCGGATGGTCGGGCCTGGAAAGGACCCGTTGTATGTCAGCAGGTTCGCGATCGACCCGTTGAGGTTCACCGGGGTGGCACTGGCCTCGAGACTCACCTCGACCAGGTTCTTCGCCAGAGGAAACATGTTCTGCAGCACCGGGGGATCCTGGAAACGCAGGCCGGGGGGAGGATCGATGACGCCCGTGGAACCACCGCCCATTCCGCCCATACCGCCGCCCATCCCTCCCATGCCGCCCCCCATCATCCCGGCCGCCGCCTGGGCGGATTTCAGCCCGAGATACCCGCCGGCAAGCGTGATCGACGACAGCTCCAGAAACTCCCTCCGCGTCACGTTCTTCTTGCCCATATCCGGCCTCCTCTGTTGGTCGGTCGGCAGCGGACTGCCTCCGGACGGAAACTTCGGCAATATCCATACCAGTATTGAATACGTCCTGTTCCGATAGAGCCCCGCCCGGGCGACGGGGGCAATCCTCCTGGTCGAAAGCATTATTTTTGCCAGGACCGGCAGATTATTTCCTGATTTATGGCGTTTCGGGGAACAGGCGGAGGGACGGGATTTGTCAGCGGGCGACGAGCGGAAGCAGGTAGTCCATCAGTTCGCCGCGCGTATAGGTCAGCCGGTAGCGTGCCTCGAACACGTCGTGGGTACTGTTCTGGAGATCGATCCGGGCCCGCGTCAGCAGCGTTTGGGCGTCGATCTGCTCGGTGGAGATCGCGATGCCCTCCCGGTAGCGGTCGTCCTGGATCCGCAGGTTCTCGGTCGCGGCCGTTACGGCCCTTTCGGCGGCCTCACGACGCTGCACCGCCTCGCGCAGGGCGAGGTGCGCCGCCTTGACATCAAGCGCGATCGTGTCCTTGAGGAGCGCGAGTTCGGATTCGCGCCGGTCGACTTGGCGTTGCGCCTGCCTCCGGGCGACCTGGTCGGCGTTCCCGGCGAACAGGTTGATGCGCCCGCCGATCAAAAGGGAAAAAAGGTTGTGGTTGGGGTTGTACCCGTTGCTGTCGTAGGCGTAGCCGGCGCGCCCGAAAAAGGTCGGCCCGAATTCGGCATCGGCCGCGCGGGCGGCTTCCCGCCCTTCCCGGATCGCGCCTTCCTGCGCCCGGATCTCGCGACGCTGGTTCGATGCGGCCAGGACGCTGTCGGCCTGACCGGGAACCGCCGCAAGCGGGACCGGGATATCGCCCGCGTCGGGGAGTACGGCCCGTTCGCCGGAAATTCCCATCCGGAGCGCCAGCCGGGACCGGGCGATCTCGACCCGGTTCTCGGCGGCGACCAGCGCCGCCTCGGCGTTGGCGACCGAGACATCGGCCGCCAGCAAGTCGTTCCTCGCCACGGATCCCTGATCGTAGAGATCACCCGAGACCTTGCGATGCTCGCGCGCAAGGACGAGGGATTCGGCTGCCACCGCCTTGAGCCCTTCGGAGCGACGCGCCGTGATGAAGGCGCCGATAACCTCGAGCGCCTGCCGCTCGCGGGCGACGGCGGCAGCCTCGTTCGCGCCGTCGGCGCGGGCGTCCGCTTGCCCGATGCGGGCCGAGGTGCGGCCGTAGTCGTAGAGCGTCTGCTCGGCGGTCACCCGGATCCCGAAAATGTCCCGGTCGGCGGTGTTGACCGGGAAGCCGTTGATGATGGCCCCCGGCTGCGCGGACAGCATGGTGAGGTCGGCCCCCGCATCGACCCGGGGAAGGTACCCGGCCCTGGCCCGTGCCATCCCGAGACGGGCGACGCCGGCGTCGATGTCGGCGGCCTCGAGTTCGCGCGCGTGGCCCAGGGCGTAGCGGAGCGACTCGACCAGCGTGACGGGCTGCCCGCCTGCAAGCGCCTCGAACGCCGCCGGAGGCGCCGTCGCCGTGGGCGCGGCGTAAGCCGTGGTTGCAAGCAGGAAGGGCAAGGCGATCGATGGAAGACGGTTGCGCTTTCGCATGCGGTAGAGGATAGCGCCAAATATGCCGGGTGGGAAGGGTGCCGGACGCGGAAAGGGGGCCGTGACGGGCCCCCTTTCCTTGCGATCCGATCGTTGCTTTATTCGCCGGACCTAGCAGTCGAAGTAGAGGTAGAACTCGTGCGGATGGGGACGAAGCTTGATCGTGTTGACCTCGGCCTCCATCTTGTACTCGATCCACTTCTCGATGACGTCGGGCGTGAACACGTCGCCCTTGAACAGGAACTCGTTGTCGGCCTCGAGCGCCTTGAGCGATTCCTCGAGCGAGCCCGGGGTGGTCGGAACCTTGGACAGCTCCTCGGGGGACAACGCGTAGATGTCCTTGTCGAGCGGCTGGCCCGGGTCGATCTTGTTCTGGATGCCGTCGAGGCCCGCCATCAGCTGCGCGGCGAACGAAAGGTAGCCGTTGCAGGAGGGGTCGGGCGTGCGGAACTCGAGCCGCTTCGCCTTGGGCGAGGCGGAGTACATCGGGATGCGGACCGACGCGGAACGGTTGCGGCTTGAGTAGGCCAGGTTGACCGGCGCCTCAAAGCCCGGGACGAGCCGCTTGTAGGAGTTCATCGTCGGGTTGGAGAATGCGCAGATCGCCGGTGCGTGCTTGAGGATGCCGCCGATGTACCAGAGCGCCATCTGGGACATTCCGCCGTAGCCGTCCCCTGCGAAGAGCGGCTTTCCGTCCTTCCAGAGCGACTGGTGGGTGTGCATGCCCGATCCGTTGTCACCGAAGAGCGGCTTCGGCATGAAGGTGGCCGTCTTGCCCCATTTGCGGGCGACGTTCTTGACGATGTACTTGTACCACTGGAGATTGTCGGCGATCTTGACCAGCGTGTCGAAGCGAAGGTCGATCTCGGCCTGGCCGGCGGTCGCGACCTCGTGGTGCTGCGCCTCGATCCGGAGGCCGACCTGCTGCATCACCCGGACCATCTCGTCACGCAGATCATGCTGGGAGTCGGTCGGAGGGCACGGGAAGTAGCCTTCCTTGTGGCGCGGCTTGTAGCCCAGGTTCGGGCCTTCGTCGGCGCCGGAGTTCCAGGCGCCTTCCTCGGAGTCGATGAAATAGAAGCCCGAGTTGGCGCCGCCGCCGTAGCGGATGTCGTCGAAGATGAAGAACTCGGCCTCGGGGCCGAAGAACGCCGTGTCGGCCATGCCGGTCGACTTCAGGTAGGCCTCGGCCTTCTTTGCGATGTTGCGCGGGTCGCGGCTGTAGTTCTCTTTCGTGATCGGATCGACGATGTTGCAGATCAGCACGAGGGTCGGGCGGGTGATGAACGGATCGATCTGGGCCGTGCCCGCCTCGGGGATGACGAGCATGTCGGAGGCGTGAATCGGCTGCCAGCCGCGGATCGAGGAGCCGTCGAAGCCGAATCCTTCCTCGAAGCTGTCTTCACTGAGTTCTTCGATCGGCACGGCGAAGTGCTGCCAGGTGCCGATGAAGTCCATGAAGCGGAGATCGACCATCTCGAGGCCCTTGCTCTTTGCGAATTCCAGAACTTCCTTCGGGGTCATGCCTTCCTCCTGAAATATTATTTTTGTGGCGGGAAGCGGACGTCCGGGTCAGATCGCGTCGTGCCCCCGTTCGCCCGTGCGGATGCGCACGATTTCTTCGACATTGGTCACGAAGATCTTGCCGTCGCCGATGCGCCCGGTGCGGGCGGCCTTTTCGACAGCCTCGACCACCTGCGGGACCAGGTCGTCGGAAACGATGATCTCGAGCTTGATCTTGGGCAGGAAGTCGACGACATATTCTGCGCCGCGATAAAGCTCGGTGTGCCCCTTCTGCCGCCCGAATCCCTTGACCTCGGATACGGTCATGCCCTGGACGCCGATGTCGTTGAGCGACTCCTTGACCTCGTCGAGCTTGAACGGCTTGATGATGGCTTCGATCTTCTTCATTGATTTTCACCTCCCGGTTCGCATGGGTAAGCAACAGGCATGCCAGGCCGGGCTACGCGACCGGCCTATCTGAATTTCTTTACGGATTCGATGGGTTTCGAAGGTCGCCCGGTTCGCCGCAATAAACGGCCTGAGGCGTGCCGCGAGACCCGTTGCCTAAAAGTCGATCACGATCTGCCCGATAAACAGGCAGCCGGTGCGTCAGCGTCCGAACTTGCGTTCCTGTCCGGCCACGAGCCGGCGGATGTTTTCGCGATGGGTCCAGAAGACCATGACGCCGATCCCCGCCGAAAGCGCAAGGAGAGGGGGAGGGGCGCCAAGCAGCATCATGGCGGGCATCAGGCCCGCCCCGGCGACGAGCGAGCCGAGCGAGACGTAGCGCGTGGCGGCGAACACGGAGGCGAAAAGGAGAAAGAGGATGCAGGCGGCGGCCGGCGAAAAAGCCAGGACGACGCCGAGCGCCGTGGCGACTCCCTTGCCGCCCCGGAAGCCGAGGTAGACGGGAAACAGGTGGCCGAGGAACGCGGCGCCCGCGGCAGCGGCCGGCAGGACGAGATCGCCCGGCGGCGCCAGCGCCTTTGCCGCGAGTACGGCGGCGGCGCCCTTCGATGCGTCAAGCAGAAGCGTCAGGATGCCGGGCCACTTGCCCAGCGTCCGCGCGACGTTTGTCGCCCCGATGTTGCCGGAGCCGGTGGCCCGGAGGTCGATGCCCCGATCGAACATTTTCGCCACCAGGACGCCGAACGGAACGGCGCCGAGCAGGTAGGACGCCAGCACGAGCGCAGCGGCCGTGAGCCAGGATATCTGCAATACGACTTTCCCCTTTCCGGGCGACGATAAAACCGTCCTGCAACACCGTGCATGATATCAAATAAAACTAAACCGGCGGTTTACGAACGATCATTCGTCCTGTAGAATGACTGCCCTGTCATGAGGAATTATTTCCGCCATATCGCAGCTTCGTTGTCCATGGTGCTCGCGGCGGTCGCCTGCCTGCCTTGCGCGGCCTCGCCGGCGCCTGTGCCTGCGTCCGGCTACCAGTCCGCCTCGGTCTGTGTCGAATGCCACCCGGCGATCTACAAGGCGTGGGCCGCCTCCGAGCACGCGACCGCGTTCACCAGCCCCGAGTTCCAGATCCCCTACGACCGGATCCGCCGGGTCAGCCCCGCCCAGGCATCCCAGTGCGAGCAGTGCCACAACCCGATGAAGTTCCTCATCGCCAAGGGCGATCCGAAGGCCGACATCTTCAGCCAGGAGGGGGTCGGCTGCGATTTTTGCCACTCCGTCGAGAGCGTCAACGCCAAGGGTCCGTGGCCCCGCTACCGGGCAAAGCCGGGCATCAAGTTCGGGCCGCAGGGCGGCAACCCGGCCAACACGGCCCACGTCACCCAGTTTTCGCGCCTCCACATCACGTCCGAATTCTGCGCGGGCTGCCATGAATACCGCAACGAGTACGGCGTCCCGATCCTCACGACGACCAGCGAATGGGAACAGAGCTTCTACCGGGGTGAGCAGGTCCATTGCCAATACTGCCACCTGCCCGAGCTCTTCGACGCCCGCTTCATAGACAAGCAGCAGAAGAAGGGTCCGGTCGACCACGGCATGGTCGGGGGGCACTCCCGCGAGCGCCTCGCCCGCGCCATCCCGATCAAGGCCAACCTCGATTTCTCGGGCGACGAGGCGCGCCTCACCGTCACCCTCAAGAACGAGACCGTCGGGCACAAGACGCCCTCGGGGCTCCCCATGCACAAGATCCGGCTCGCCTCGACGCTCTACGACGCGCAGGGAGCCGTCATCGACCGCAAGGAAGAACTTTTCGAGCGCATCATCGGCGACGGCTCCGGCAAGGCGCTCGAAAAGCCCGAGCAGGTGTTCACCGAGGGGCGCGAAGTGCTCAAGGATAACCGGATCGGGCCCAAGGAATCGCGCGTGGTCGTCCAGAAGTTCTCGCTGCACGGCGTCACGCCCGCATCGGCGTCCATCGCCCTCACCTATGAGCGTCCCATCATCGACCTCTCGCCCTCGCTCAAGTCGGTCGAGATGCCGATCTCCCAGCTCACCATTCCGGCGAAGCCCGAATCGCCGGCGCTCCGCTACCTGATCGTCGCCCTCGTCGTCATCGCACTTCTCGCATTGATCGTCGCCCTCAAGAAACGCAAGTAGCCCCTCAAGACGCCTTCTTCGGGCGCGAGAGGCGAAAAGGACATCCGCCTTGCGATGATCGGGGGAGGGACTTGCCTAGGTTTCTTCGGCTTCTTCGCCGCGCGCGCGCGCCACGCCGGATTCGAACGCGGCACGCTCGACCGCCTCGGCGACCTTCTGGTGCATCTCGAGGTTGAGGATCGACGGGACGAGCTCCCCCGCCTCGGCGAACGAGCTGATGGTCCGGGCGGCCGCGATCTTCATCCGGTTGTTGATCTTGCGCGCGCGGGCGTCGAGCGCCCCCCGGAACAGCCCCGGGAACGCCAGCGCGTTGTTGACGCCGCGGCCGTCGGCTGCGAAAGAGGCGCCCGCTTTCCGGGCATCCTCGGGCCTGATCTCGGGATTCGGGTTGGAGAGCGCCAGGATGACCTGCCCCTTACGGATGCTTTCGGGAACGATGAGCCCGGGGACGCCGGTCGTGCTGATGACGATGTCGGCAGCGGCCATCACCTCGGGCAGCGTCATCGGCTTCCCGCCCGCCTTCTCGAAGATCTCGCGCGCCTCGGGGTTGATGTCGACGCCCACCATCTTGCGGACGCCGTAGGCCATGAGCAGCTTGGCGATGCCCATGCCGGCGGCGCCGAGCCCTACCATGCCCACGACGTCGTTCTTGACCTGCATGCCGGCGTAACGGCTGGCGTTGAGCAGCGCGGCGAGGACGACCACCGCGGTGCCGTGCTGATCGTCGTGCATGACCGGGATGTCGAGCATGTCGCTCAGCCGATCCTCGATCTCGAAGCACTCGGGCGCCTTGATGTCTTCGAGCTTGATGGCGCCGAACGTCGGGGCGATCGCGGCGATGGTGCGGATGATCTCTTCGCTGTCCTTGGAGTCGATCAGAATTGGAAAGCCGTTGATGCCGACCAGGGCGTCGAAGAGCGCCGCCTTGCCCTCCATGACCGGCATGCCCGCGACGGGTCCGATGTCGCCCAGGCCGAGAATGGCGGTGCCGTTGGTCACGATGGCGACCGTGTTGCCGATGGCGGTATAGTCGTACATCCGCTCGGGCTTGCGCTGGATGAGGCGGCAGACCTTGGCGACGCCCGGCGTGTAGATCTTGCGGATGACGGAAATGCTGTCGATGGGGATGCGCGACTTGACCCGGATCTTGCCCCCCTTGTGAAGTTCGAGGACCGGGTCGATGATGTCGGAGATGATGACGCCTTCGACCTTGCCGAGCTCTTCAAGGATCGCCTGGAAATGCGTCTCGTCATTTGCGAAGACGGTGACGTCGCGGGTATT
This window contains:
- a CDS encoding TolC family protein is translated as MRKRNRLPSIALPFLLATTAYAAPTATAPPAAFEALAGGQPVTLVESLRYALGHARELEAADIDAGVARLGMARARAGYLPRVDAGADLTMLSAQPGAIINGFPVNTADRDIFGIRVTAEQTLYDYGRTSARIGQADARADGANEAAAVARERQALEVIGAFITARRSEGLKAVAAESLVLAREHRKVSGDLYDQGSVARNDLLAADVSVANAEAALVAAENRVEIARSRLALRMGISGERAVLPDAGDIPVPLAAVPGQADSVLAASNQRREIRAQEGAIREGREAARAADAEFGPTFFGRAGYAYDSNGYNPNHNLFSLLIGGRINLFAGNADQVARRQAQRQVDRRESELALLKDTIALDVKAAHLALREAVQRREAAERAVTAATENLRIQDDRYREGIAISTEQIDAQTLLTRARIDLQNSTHDVFEARYRLTYTRGELMDYLLPLVAR
- the glnA gene encoding type I glutamate--ammonia ligase; its protein translation is MTPKEVLEFAKSKGLEMVDLRFMDFIGTWQHFAVPIEELSEDSFEEGFGFDGSSIRGWQPIHASDMLVIPEAGTAQIDPFITRPTLVLICNIVDPITKENYSRDPRNIAKKAEAYLKSTGMADTAFFGPEAEFFIFDDIRYGGGANSGFYFIDSEEGAWNSGADEGPNLGYKPRHKEGYFPCPPTDSQHDLRDEMVRVMQQVGLRIEAQHHEVATAGQAEIDLRFDTLVKIADNLQWYKYIVKNVARKWGKTATFMPKPLFGDNGSGMHTHQSLWKDGKPLFAGDGYGGMSQMALWYIGGILKHAPAICAFSNPTMNSYKRLVPGFEAPVNLAYSSRNRSASVRIPMYSASPKAKRLEFRTPDPSCNGYLSFAAQLMAGLDGIQNKIDPGQPLDKDIYALSPEELSKVPTTPGSLEESLKALEADNEFLFKGDVFTPDVIEKWIEYKMEAEVNTIKLRPHPHEFYLYFDC
- a CDS encoding NAD-dependent malic enzyme, giving the protein MQIEKGVDKVVKNIRVMVLDKPGYFGRLATAIGAAGGSLGDIRLVNYGIEYNTRDVTVFANDETHFQAILEELGKVEGVIISDIIDPVLELHKGGKIRVKSRIPIDSISVIRKIYTPGVAKVCRLIQRKPERMYDYTAIGNTVAIVTNGTAILGLGDIGPVAGMPVMEGKAALFDALVGINGFPILIDSKDSEEIIRTIAAIAPTFGAIKLEDIKAPECFEIEDRLSDMLDIPVMHDDQHGTAVVVLAALLNASRYAGMQVKNDVVGMVGLGAAGMGIAKLLMAYGVRKMVGVDINPEAREIFEKAGGKPMTLPEVMAAADIVISTTGVPGLIVPESIRKGQVILALSNPNPEIRPEDARKAGASFAADGRGVNNALAFPGLFRGALDARARKINNRMKIAAARTISSFAEAGELVPSILNLEMHQKVAEAVERAAFESGVARARGEEAEET
- a CDS encoding P-II family nitrogen regulator yields the protein MKKIEAIIKPFKLDEVKESLNDIGVQGMTVSEVKGFGRQKGHTELYRGAEYVVDFLPKIKLEIIVSDDLVPQVVEAVEKAARTGRIGDGKIFVTNVEEIVRIRTGERGHDAI
- a CDS encoding multiheme c-type cytochrome; amino-acid sequence: MRNYFRHIAASLSMVLAAVACLPCAASPAPVPASGYQSASVCVECHPAIYKAWAASEHATAFTSPEFQIPYDRIRRVSPAQASQCEQCHNPMKFLIAKGDPKADIFSQEGVGCDFCHSVESVNAKGPWPRYRAKPGIKFGPQGGNPANTAHVTQFSRLHITSEFCAGCHEYRNEYGVPILTTTSEWEQSFYRGEQVHCQYCHLPELFDARFIDKQQKKGPVDHGMVGGHSRERLARAIPIKANLDFSGDEARLTVTLKNETVGHKTPSGLPMHKIRLASTLYDAQGAVIDRKEELFERIIGDGSGKALEKPEQVFTEGREVLKDNRIGPKESRVVVQKFSLHGVTPASASIALTYERPIIDLSPSLKSVEMPISQLTIPAKPESPALRYLIVALVVIALLALIVALKKRK
- the plsY gene encoding glycerol-3-phosphate 1-O-acyltransferase PlsY: MQISWLTAAALVLASYLLGAVPFGVLVAKMFDRGIDLRATGSGNIGATNVARTLGKWPGILTLLLDASKGAAAVLAAKALAPPGDLVLPAAAAGAAFLGHLFPVYLGFRGGKGVATALGVVLAFSPAAACILFLLFASVFAATRYVSLGSLVAGAGLMPAMMLLGAPPPLLALSAGIGVMVFWTHRENIRRLVAGQERKFGR